The Terriglobia bacterium genome has a window encoding:
- a CDS encoding NUDIX hydrolase produces the protein MKPWRRLGSERLTRCAVFDLDRVRFEPPEGPARDFWVVDAPDWINVIPLTEERRVVMVRQYRFGIEGFTLEIPGGMCDRGETPEAAARRELREETGFEARDLVPLGWVHPNPAVQTNRCHTFLALGARPAGPQQPDEDESLEVSTVPLLDVPGLIRDGSITHALVVVAFHLLSLRGDLSGA, from the coding sequence GTGAAACCCTGGCGCCGGCTCGGGTCGGAGCGGCTCACGCGGTGCGCGGTATTCGACCTCGACCGCGTCCGGTTCGAGCCGCCCGAGGGCCCGGCGCGGGATTTCTGGGTCGTCGATGCGCCGGACTGGATCAACGTGATCCCGCTCACCGAGGAGCGGCGCGTCGTGATGGTCCGGCAGTACCGGTTCGGGATCGAGGGATTCACGCTGGAGATCCCGGGCGGGATGTGCGACCGGGGGGAGACTCCCGAGGCCGCGGCGCGCCGCGAGCTTCGCGAGGAGACCGGATTCGAGGCGCGGGATCTCGTCCCGCTGGGCTGGGTTCACCCGAACCCCGCGGTCCAGACGAACCGATGCCACACGTTCCTGGCGCTCGGGGCCCGTCCGGCCGGGCCGCAGCAACCCGACGAGGACGAGTCGCTCGAGGTGTCCACGGTCCCGCTTCTCGACGTCCCGGGCCTGATCCGCGACGGATCGATCACCCACGCGCTGGTGGTCGTCGCGTTCCACCTGCTCTCGCTGCGGGGGGACCTCAGCGGCGCGTGA
- a CDS encoding (2Fe-2S) ferredoxin domain-containing protein — MPPYERHVFVCENERPAADPKGCCAAKGGREIRALMKQAVAKAGLRDRVRVNAAGCLGQCAHGVTVVVYPEAVWYGHVLVDDVDRIVEEHLAGGRPVEDLRLPHMR; from the coding sequence ATGCCCCCTTACGAGCGCCACGTGTTCGTCTGCGAGAACGAGCGCCCCGCCGCCGACCCGAAGGGATGCTGTGCGGCGAAGGGAGGAAGGGAGATCCGGGCCCTGATGAAACAGGCGGTGGCGAAGGCCGGCTTGAGGGACCGGGTCCGCGTCAACGCCGCGGGCTGCCTCGGCCAGTGCGCTCACGGGGTGACCGTCGTGGTCTACCCCGAGGCGGTCTGGTACGGGCACGTCCTTGTTGACGACGTGGACCGGATCGTCGAGGAGCACCTCGCCGGCGGCCGGCCGGTCGAGGATCTGCGGCTTCCCCACATGCGGTAA
- the ugpQ gene encoding glycerophosphodiester phosphodiesterase (hydrolyzes diesters during transport at the inner face of the cytoplasmic membrane to glycerol-3-phosphate and alcohol; induced when cells are starved for inorganic phosphate) codes for MKAGGGRRPSVVGHRGASARAPENTAASLRAGIAAGADAIEIDVRLSADGRVVVLHDATLDRTTDGQGPLVGWSWEDLTRLDAGAWYSPAFAGESLLDLDAALAVVRGRAHAIVEIKALRERSASPPEEAELRLLDGVLAALYRSGCLDAATVSSMRWPLLSAAAERAPDLALAVTVSLRHRGDPFAAALRAGARALHPDRRLCSPEFAARAHSAGLEVIAYVVNRARELDPLIAAGADGIFSDDPETMCRLIDRREAASSRSEDG; via the coding sequence ATGAAGGCCGGCGGCGGAAGGCGTCCCTCGGTCGTCGGGCACCGCGGCGCCTCGGCGCGGGCTCCCGAGAACACCGCGGCGAGCCTCAGGGCCGGGATCGCCGCCGGCGCCGACGCGATCGAGATCGACGTCCGCCTGTCCGCCGACGGTCGCGTCGTGGTTCTCCACGACGCGACGCTCGACCGCACCACCGATGGGCAGGGCCCGCTCGTCGGGTGGTCCTGGGAGGATCTCACGCGCCTCGATGCCGGCGCCTGGTACTCCCCCGCCTTCGCCGGAGAGTCGCTGCTCGACCTCGACGCCGCCCTCGCCGTCGTGCGGGGTCGCGCTCACGCAATCGTCGAGATCAAGGCGCTGCGAGAGCGCTCCGCCAGCCCCCCCGAGGAGGCCGAGCTGAGGCTCCTCGACGGCGTCCTCGCCGCGCTGTACCGGAGCGGCTGCCTCGACGCCGCCACCGTGTCCTCGATGCGGTGGCCTCTCCTTTCGGCCGCGGCGGAGCGGGCCCCGGACCTCGCTCTCGCGGTGACCGTCTCCCTCCGGCATCGCGGCGATCCCTTCGCCGCCGCCCTCCGCGCCGGCGCCCGCGCCCTCCACCCCGACCGGCGGCTGTGCTCCCCGGAGTTCGCGGCGCGGGCGCATTCCGCAGGGCTCGAGGTGATCGCGTACGTCGTCAATCGAGCCCGGGAGCTCGACCCGCTGATCGCGGCCGGGGCGGACGGGATCTTCTCGGACGATCCGGAGACGATGTGCCGGCTGATCGACCGGCGCGAGGCGGCTTCGTCCCGGAGCGAGGATGGATAG
- a CDS encoding A/G-specific adenine glycosylase: MDRRRVSLRAARSALLRWYRANRRDLPWRRTRDPYAIWVSEAMLQQTQVSTVVPYYGRFLAAFPGVAELADAPEEAILAAWSGLGYYRRALALKAGAQAVVARHGGRVPSDPADLLALPGIGPYTAGAIASIAFGRPEPALDGNVRRVLSRLLARRGRGATDERELLRTARELVRGRDPGDLNQSLMELGALVCTPRAPGCGACPVNRSCRGRASGHPERYPAPRRVPRAVPVRVAVALVRRRGKILLARRDGVTPFRGEWDLPAAEVQDGADPAGLLRTLLGRLGIAARIGDEMARARHTILNRALRIEVFAGRVHGGAAPVAGESRWVRPEDLGAVAISGATRKILEAAAPAPDSQNRSHGGTQPRSRPSRRSAAGSGSSGRSKR, from the coding sequence ATGGATAGGCGCCGGGTCTCCCTTCGCGCGGCTCGGAGCGCGCTGCTCCGCTGGTACCGCGCGAACCGGCGGGATCTACCGTGGCGGCGGACCCGCGACCCGTACGCGATCTGGGTCTCGGAAGCCATGCTCCAGCAGACGCAGGTCTCGACCGTGGTTCCGTACTACGGGAGGTTCCTCGCGGCGTTCCCGGGCGTCGCGGAGCTCGCGGACGCGCCGGAGGAAGCGATCCTCGCCGCGTGGAGCGGGCTCGGTTACTACCGGCGAGCGCTGGCGCTCAAGGCGGGCGCTCAGGCGGTGGTCGCCCGCCACGGCGGGCGCGTGCCGTCCGACCCCGCCGACCTCCTGGCGCTTCCCGGGATCGGGCCGTACACCGCGGGGGCGATCGCGAGCATCGCGTTCGGTCGACCCGAGCCGGCGCTCGACGGCAACGTCCGGCGGGTTCTCTCGCGCCTCCTCGCGCGCCGCGGGAGGGGCGCGACCGACGAGCGCGAGCTGCTCCGCACGGCACGAGAGCTCGTCCGGGGACGCGATCCCGGCGACCTGAACCAATCCCTGATGGAGCTGGGCGCGCTGGTGTGCACGCCCCGCGCCCCCGGCTGCGGCGCCTGTCCCGTGAATCGGAGCTGCCGCGGCCGCGCCTCGGGCCATCCGGAGCGGTATCCCGCCCCGCGGCGCGTGCCTCGAGCCGTGCCGGTTCGAGTGGCGGTCGCTCTGGTCCGGCGTCGCGGCAAGATCCTCCTCGCGCGGAGGGACGGCGTGACCCCGTTCCGCGGGGAGTGGGACCTTCCCGCCGCCGAGGTCCAGGACGGCGCGGATCCCGCCGGGCTGCTTCGCACGCTCCTCGGGCGGCTCGGGATCGCCGCGCGGATCGGGGACGAGATGGCGAGAGCGCGCCACACGATCCTGAACCGGGCGCTCCGCATCGAGGTGTTCGCCGGCCGCGTCCATGGCGGTGCCGCTCCCGTCGCCGGCGAATCCCGTTGGGTGCGGCCGGAGGATCTCGGAGCGGTGGCGATCTCCGGGGCCACGCGCAAGATCCTCGAGGCCGCCGCCCCGGCGCCTGACTCTCAGAACCGCTCCCACGGGGGGACCCAGCCGCGGTCCCGCCCGTCCCGCCGCAGTGCGGCCGGCTCGGGGTCGAGCGGCCGGTCGAAGCGGTAG
- a CDS encoding alpha/beta hydrolase has translation MAEARKLWIEGPAGRLECALRVACPARAAAVLAHPHPLHGGTLHNPVIFHADRELARAGWTTLRFNFRGVGTSEGTHDDGRGEVDDLAAAASWLRGVAIALPLAVVGYSFGSWCAIRHAASDRGVAAVVAIGLPVRAYGIREIPRTGRPLAVVQGSDDEFGGPEEVRALLGRADPPGELTVVPGASHLFPGRAAEVAAAVLEAAERGLARGR, from the coding sequence GTGGCGGAGGCTCGGAAGCTGTGGATCGAAGGTCCCGCGGGACGCCTCGAGTGCGCGCTCCGGGTAGCCTGCCCCGCGCGCGCCGCCGCCGTGCTCGCCCACCCGCACCCTCTCCACGGCGGAACGCTCCACAACCCGGTGATCTTCCACGCGGACCGCGAGCTCGCCCGGGCGGGGTGGACCACGCTGCGATTCAATTTCCGCGGGGTCGGCACGAGCGAGGGCACCCACGACGACGGGCGAGGCGAGGTCGACGACCTGGCGGCCGCGGCATCCTGGCTGCGCGGCGTCGCGATCGCTCTCCCGCTGGCGGTCGTCGGCTACTCCTTCGGCTCGTGGTGCGCGATCCGGCATGCCGCATCGGACCGAGGGGTGGCCGCCGTGGTGGCCATAGGGCTTCCGGTGCGCGCCTACGGGATCCGGGAGATCCCGCGGACCGGCCGCCCTCTCGCCGTGGTGCAGGGTAGCGACGACGAGTTCGGCGGACCGGAGGAGGTCCGCGCGCTGCTCGGGCGAGCCGACCCGCCCGGCGAGCTGACCGTCGTTCCGGGCGCGTCGCACCTCTTTCCCGGCCGCGCGGCCGAAGTGGCCGCGGCGGTCCTCGAGGCCGCGGAGCGCGGCCTGGCCCGCGGGCGCTGA
- a CDS encoding M24 family metallopeptidase, protein MDLAPIQQALRRARLDGWLFCDFHHRDLMAYKILGLDTSGITSRRWYYFVPAEGEPAKLSHRVEPRKLDPLPGRQEFFLAWTELHEKLKAALGAPKRIAMQYSPLNAIPYVAVVDAGTVELIRSFGHEIASSADLVQEFEAVIDEAGYKSHVEAGVKVQRIKDEAFELMADALRRGRQLTEFNVKEHVVTRFEEEGLTCDGDSPIIGFNDHPADPHFEPTRANAHTLKPGDTILVDVWARRKEPVGIYYDITWCGFAGKEPPAKYVEIFRVVRDARDAALEFVRGRFAAGTPVHGWEVDDACRHVVNAAGYGKEFLHRTGHSIGVSVHGNGVNIDNLETRDERLLVPGTCFSIEPGIYLAGKMAVRSEIDVFVTPAGKVDVAGPMQRDLILLG, encoded by the coding sequence ATGGACCTCGCCCCGATCCAGCAAGCGTTGCGCCGCGCCCGCCTCGACGGCTGGCTCTTCTGCGACTTCCACCACCGCGACCTGATGGCCTACAAGATCCTCGGACTCGATACCTCGGGGATCACGTCGCGCCGCTGGTACTACTTCGTCCCCGCCGAGGGGGAGCCGGCGAAGCTCTCCCACAGGGTCGAGCCGCGGAAGCTCGATCCGCTTCCCGGGAGGCAGGAGTTCTTCCTGGCGTGGACCGAGTTGCACGAGAAGCTCAAGGCCGCTCTCGGCGCGCCGAAGCGGATCGCGATGCAGTACTCGCCGCTCAACGCCATCCCTTACGTCGCGGTGGTGGACGCGGGGACGGTGGAGCTCATCCGCTCGTTCGGCCACGAGATCGCGTCCTCCGCCGACCTCGTCCAGGAGTTCGAGGCGGTGATCGACGAGGCGGGGTACAAGAGCCACGTCGAGGCGGGGGTGAAGGTCCAGAGGATCAAGGACGAGGCGTTCGAGCTGATGGCCGACGCCCTCCGCCGGGGCAGGCAGCTGACCGAGTTCAACGTCAAGGAGCACGTCGTGACCCGCTTCGAGGAGGAGGGGCTCACCTGTGACGGCGACAGCCCGATCATCGGGTTCAACGACCACCCCGCCGACCCCCACTTCGAGCCGACGCGCGCGAACGCCCACACGCTGAAGCCGGGCGACACGATCCTCGTGGACGTGTGGGCGCGGCGCAAGGAGCCGGTGGGCATCTACTACGACATCACCTGGTGCGGCTTCGCCGGGAAGGAGCCGCCGGCGAAGTACGTCGAGATCTTCCGCGTGGTGCGCGACGCCCGCGATGCCGCCCTCGAGTTCGTCCGCGGCCGGTTCGCCGCGGGGACGCCGGTCCACGGATGGGAGGTGGACGACGCCTGCCGGCACGTGGTGAATGCCGCCGGCTACGGCAAGGAGTTCCTCCACCGGACGGGGCACAGCATCGGCGTCTCGGTGCACGGCAACGGGGTGAACATCGACAACCTCGAGACGCGCGACGAGCGGCTGCTCGTGCCGGGGACCTGCTTCTCCATCGAGCCCGGGATCTACCTCGCCGGGAAGATGGCGGTGAGGAGCGAGATCGACGTGTTCGTCACCCCCGCCGGTAAGGTCGACGTGGCCGGCCCGATGCAGAGGGACCTGATCCTGCTGGGATAG
- a CDS encoding Rrf2 family transcriptional regulator produces MKVSKKGEYGVRALCHLAERHGEGVVQIREIARLEAIPWKFLEGILLQMKAAGMVRSRRGIEGGYALARPPEEIALAEVIRLLDGPLAPMGSAAELRELMHRSPRHAGFYEILMDVRNAAAEILDRTTLMDVVERNERFRRRAGPRGPQEV; encoded by the coding sequence GTGAAGGTCTCGAAGAAAGGCGAATACGGCGTCCGCGCGCTGTGCCACCTCGCGGAGCGGCACGGCGAGGGAGTCGTGCAGATTCGCGAGATCGCCCGCCTCGAGGCGATTCCCTGGAAGTTCCTCGAGGGGATCCTCCTCCAGATGAAGGCCGCGGGGATGGTCCGGAGCCGGCGGGGGATCGAGGGGGGGTACGCGCTCGCGAGGCCGCCCGAGGAGATCGCCCTCGCCGAGGTCATCCGGCTCCTCGACGGCCCCTTGGCCCCGATGGGGAGCGCGGCGGAGCTGCGCGAGCTGATGCACCGCAGCCCGCGCCACGCCGGCTTCTACGAGATCCTGATGGACGTGAGGAACGCCGCGGCCGAGATCCTGGACCGCACCACCCTCATGGACGTCGTGGAGAGAAACGAACGATTCAGGAGGCGCGCCGGGCCGCGCGGCCCCCAAGAAGTTTGA
- the dusB gene encoding tRNA dihydrouridine synthase DusB, with product MVRLGSLGIDPPLVLAPMAGITDRQFRLVLRRIGGVGLVTMEFISSEGLTRGNDRTRALMRFAEEERPIAIQIYGSDPHRMAEAARFVEAIGADACDVNMGCPANKVLKGCAGCSLMGDLDLARRIVAEVRRAILIPLTVKFRAGLREDRLNFLELGRICEAEGAQAVALHPRTAKQMFSGTSDWSRIARLKEALAIPVIGNGDVATAADAARMLRETGCDGVMIGRASMKNPWIFLQTADLLAGRAPAEPTVEDRKDLILRHFRLVTAQEEPKLALHKLRTFTGWYTHGLARGRDLRTRISSLQSSGAFLDAVEAFFAEVGAAA from the coding sequence ATGGTGCGTCTCGGGTCACTCGGGATCGATCCGCCCCTGGTCCTCGCGCCGATGGCGGGGATCACGGACCGGCAGTTCCGCCTCGTCCTGCGGCGGATCGGCGGCGTCGGCCTGGTCACGATGGAGTTCATCTCCTCGGAGGGGCTGACGCGGGGGAACGATCGCACGCGTGCCCTGATGAGGTTCGCGGAGGAGGAGCGACCGATCGCGATCCAGATCTACGGCTCCGATCCCCACCGGATGGCCGAGGCGGCGCGGTTCGTCGAGGCCATCGGCGCCGACGCGTGCGACGTGAACATGGGGTGCCCGGCGAACAAGGTCCTGAAGGGGTGCGCGGGGTGCAGCCTCATGGGCGATCTCGATCTCGCGAGGCGGATCGTCGCGGAGGTCCGCCGCGCGATCCTCATCCCGCTCACGGTGAAGTTCCGGGCGGGGCTGAGGGAGGACCGGCTCAACTTCCTCGAGCTGGGGCGCATCTGCGAGGCGGAGGGGGCGCAGGCGGTGGCCCTCCATCCGAGGACCGCGAAGCAGATGTTCAGCGGGACCTCCGACTGGAGCCGGATCGCGCGCCTCAAGGAGGCGCTCGCGATCCCGGTGATCGGCAACGGCGACGTGGCAACGGCGGCCGACGCGGCGCGGATGCTCCGCGAGACCGGGTGCGACGGTGTGATGATCGGCCGGGCCTCCATGAAGAACCCCTGGATCTTCCTGCAGACCGCGGATCTCCTGGCTGGGCGCGCTCCGGCGGAGCCGACCGTCGAGGACCGTAAGGACCTCATCCTCCGGCACTTCCGTCTCGTCACCGCGCAGGAGGAGCCGAAGCTCGCGCTCCACAAGCTCCGCACGTTCACCGGCTGGTACACCCACGGCCTCGCCCGCGGACGCGACCTGAGGACGCGCATCAGCTCCCTCCAGTCCTCGGGCGCTTTCCTCGACGCGGTGGAAGCGTTCTTCGCCGAGGTCGGCGCCGCCGCTTGA